Within the Streptomyces vilmorinianum genome, the region TCACGTCGGCGACGTGGCGGCGGCAGCTGCGGACCGAGAGGCCCAGGCGGCGGGCGATGGCGGCATCGGTCAGGCCCTCCGTGAGGAGGCGGACGATGGTCTGCTTGAGCTCGTCGGAGATGTCCATGATGGTCTGCCGGTCCCATTCGGTCTCGAACGGCAGCGCCTCCAGCCAGAGCCGTTCGTAGGCCCCGGTCATGAACGACACCAGGTTCGGCTCGCGGACGAGGACGGCCGCGTGCGGGTCGTCGGGGACCGGGATGACGGCGGTGCTGCGGTCGAAGACCAGCATGCGCATGAACTCGTCGTCCAGGGTGCGCACCTGCGCCCCCAGTCTGCCGACCCGCTCGACGTAGGCGCAGGTTCCGGGGGAGAAGCGGGCCGTGTGCTGGTAGAGGACGCGCATCCGGACGCCCCGGCGCAGGAGTTCCTCGTCGCGGGCGACGGCCTCTTCGAGGACCTCGGCCCGCCGGCCGCCGCCCGGCTGGGCGGTCATCACCTCGCGCTCGCAGGTGCGGCCCAGTTCGGTGATGGCCTCGCGCACGGCCCGCAGGTCGGTGAGGACCTCGATGTACTCCGCCTGCCGCAGGTGCGTCAGCTGCGCGAGACGGGACTCGAAGAGCGGCATGAAGGCCATGAGCTGCTCCCGGGTGCGCTCCAGGTGCAGCCGCCGGGCCCGCATCTCCCGCTCCAGGGGGCCGAGGGTGCGCTGCACCGCCTCGTCCGGCGGTACGGGGAGCAGCGCCCGCTCCGGGGTGCGGCGCAGGAGGCCCATGTCGAGCAGGGCCGCCACCGCGGACTCCATGCGGGCGAGGGGCAGTTCGAGTTCCTCGGCGAGCTCCGCCGGGTGCGCGGGGTGCGCGGGATCGCGGCCCAGCGCGCAGATGTACACGCGGGCCAGCGGATCCTCGGGCGCGAGGCCCTCCCCCCTCTGCGTTATGTCCGGTGCATCCATGGATCCCCCTGTTTGCGACGCCGTCCTCTTCCTGCCATGCAGCCTAATGATCCATACGGCGATCCCCATAGGCATGCGAACGCGGATACGTTCATCTCACCGCCCACAAGGTCAAAGCTCACAGAGCTCGTGAAGCACGCGAGCCGCGCATCACGCTTGAAATCCCTTGAAATTGCCTGAAGTCACCCGGACTTACTCATCGCGGAAGAGAGAGCAGACGACATGAAGCGGCGGATCCGTAACACCGTGCTCGCCACCCTGACCACCGCCCTCGCGGGCCTGGCCACCGTCGCCGCGGCGCAGCTCGCCGGCAACGGCGCCGCCGGTACGGACGACACCGGCTGGGGCGCCTCGGTCGTCAGCGGCACCTACGACACGGGCTGGGGCGCTCCGGCCCCCGGCGCGGGCACGAACGCCACGAACGACACCGGCTGGGGATGACCGTATGACGCTGCTCGACTGCACCCTGCGCACCGCCGGGCAGCTCACCGGCGGCAGACCGTCACCGCGGCTGGTCGTGGACTACCTCGCGGTCTGCGCACGGCTCGGCATCGACGTGATCGAGCTGGGGCGCGTCCACGATCCGGCCGGCCGGCCGCCCTGCGCCGAACTGCCGCCCGACGTCTTCCCCGTCGTCCCGCCCGCCCCGGCCACCCCGGTCGCGCGGTACGGGCCGCGGTTCGCGGTCCTGCTCGACGCGGCCGAACTCCCGGCGGGCGACGGCGCCGCCGCGGCGGCGGCCGACCGGATCGCCGATCGGATCGCCGGCATCCCGCTGCCCGTCGGCCTGGTGCGCGTCGCCGTCCGCTACGACCAAGTGGCGGGCGCCGCCGTTCCGTTGGGGCGGCTGCGCGACGCCGGGTTCGGTGTCTGTCTGCTCCTCACCGAGATCGACCTCGCCTCGTACCCGGAGCTCGACCGCTGTCTCGGCGAGACGGCGGCACTCGGGCCGCTCGACGCCGTCTTCCTCGTCGACTCGCTCGGCTCGTTCCGCCCCGAGCGGGTGATCGAGCTCGTCCAGTCCACCCGCGCCGCGGTGCCCGCCCCCGTCGGCGTCCACGCCCACGACAACCAGGGCTTCGCCCTGCACAACACCGTGGTGGCCCGCAGCGCCGGCGCCACCTGGCAGGACGCCGCCGTGCACGGGATCGGCCCGGGGGCGGGGATGACCCGCACCGAGCAGCTCCTCGCCCTGCTCGGCACCGCGCCGGCCGACCTCGGCCCGCTCCTCGAACTCATCGCCACGCACGTCGCCCCGCTGAAGCGGCGATACGGCTGGGGCGCCGGGCCGCGCCAGGTCATGGCCGGTCTGTCCCGGATCCCGCTGGCGGCGGTCCGGGGGCTCGACCCCCACGCCGACGCCGGCTGAGGCAAACCCGTACCCGTCGCCGTACCCGTCGCCCTGACCAGGAGACCCGTATGCCCTTCACCGCACCGATCCTGCCCCCGGGTGAGCCGGCCGCCGCCGTCACTCCGTACGGCACCACCACCGCCGCCACTCCCGCCACCCCCGCCACCCCGCCGGCCCGGCGGGTCCACCGCACAGGAGCCGCCATGGCCAACCGCTTCCGCATCGACCGCAGTTCCGCCCAGGAGGAGTTCGGCCTCGCCTGCCAGCGGCTCATCCCGTGGCCCGGCGGCGACAAGGAGCCGCCGGTCGGCGCCATGGCCTGCTTCCTCGCGCCCGGCGGCGACTCCGACCCCGACTGCCACAACCAGGACGAGGTCATGATCGTCCTCTCCGGGACCGGCAGCGTGACCCTCGACGGCACGCTCGAACCGCCGTTCCGCGCGGGCGACATCGTCGTCCTGCCCCGTAACCAGGAGCACGTCGTCCACAACACCGGCGACGAGGAGCTGAGCTGGGTCTCCCTCTACTGGCCCCTGCGCGAGCCCGCCGTCCGTACCGCAACCGAGAACGAGGAGGTCGCCGCGTGAGCGCGACACACTGGATCACCGCCACCCCGCCCACGCCCAACGGCGACCTGCACATCGGCCACCTCGCCGGCCCGTACCTCGCCGGTGACGTGCTGCGCCGCTTCCTGGCGGCCGAGGGGACCGGCACCGTCCGGTACACCACCGGCCTCGACGACCACCAGAGCTATGTCCCCGTCCGCGGCCTGGGCGACGGCGGGCGCAAGGGCGAGGAGGTCGCCGACGGCTACGGCGCGTCCATCGAGTCCGTCTGGCGGCAGGCCGGCGCCGACTTCGACGCGATCGTCCGCCCGCGCCGTGACGTCGGGTACCGGTCGGCCGTGCAGGAGTTCTTCCAGCGGCTGTACGACGCCGGGCACATCGTCGCCCGGACGCGGCCGCTGCCGTACTGCACCGGCTGCGAGCGCTGGCTGTACGAGGCGTACCTCAAGGGCGACTGCCCGCACTGCGGCTCCGGCTCCAACGGCAACGCCTGCGAGCCCTGCGGCCGCCCCAACGACTGCGCCGACCTGACCGACCCGGTCTGCACCGCCTGCGGCGCCACCCCCGAACTCCGCGACTGCGAACGGCTCTACTTCCCCCTCGCGCCGTGGGAGGAGCGGCTCGACGCCTTCTGGCAGGACGTGGACATGCCGCCGCACCTGCGGGCGCTGTGCGAGCGGATGCGGGAGGAAGGGCTGCCGGAGATCGCCGTCAGCCACCCCTCCGAGTGGGGCGTGCCGGTGCCGGTCGCGGGCTTCACCGAGCAGCGGATCTACGTGTGGTTCGAGATGGCCCCCGGCTATCTGCTGGAGTGGACCGGCGCAGGCGAGACCGGCCCCGCGCCCGCGCCCGTGCAGTTCTTCGGCTTCGACAACGGCTACTTCCACGCCCTGCTGTTCCCGGCGGCGTTCCGGGCGTACGACGCGGAGATCGCGCTGCCGAAGGCGTTCGTGGTCAACGAGTTCTACCGGCTCGAAGGGCTGAAGTTCTCCACGAGCCGGCGGCACGCCATCTGGGCACACGAGGAGCTGGCCCGGACGAGCGCGGACGTGCTGCGCTACCACGTCCTGTCGGACCGGCCCAACGGCCGTCAGACCAGCTTCGGTTCGGCCGCCCTGGAGATCAGCCGCGCCCGGCTCGCGGACCGGTGGGACGGCTGGCTCGGCCGGCTGTTCACCGCCGTCGCCGAGGAGGGGGGCGTGGTCCCGGCGGAGGCGCCGCGGGGGGCGGCCTGGGAGCGGCTGCGCGCCCGGCTCACCGAGACCGTCGGCCAGCTGCGGGAGGCGTACGGCGTCGAGGGCTACGACGCGCGGCGCGCGGTCGCGCTGCTCGACGAAGTCGTCGCGCTAGCCGAGGACTTCGGCCACGTCAACGGCTTCGAGCAGGAGCGTCCGGGAGGCGCGCCGGCGTACCGTGCCGCGCTCGCGGCCCAGCTCGCCGTCGCGTCGGCCCTGTCGGCGTGGGCCGCACCCGCGCTGCCGTACGGCTCCGCCCGGCTCGCGGAACTCCTCGGCCTCCCGGCGGTACGGCCCGTGGACGCGGCGTCCCTGACGCCGATGGCGGCGGGCGCGCGGGTGGCGGCCTGGCCCGGGGCGGTCTTCAGTGGCTGAGTCCCGCCCGCGCGGGGCGGTCGTGGGGCCCTTCTCGGGCCCCCGGGCCGCCTGGGGCGAACACCTGGAGCGGGCCGCCGCGGTGCACGGGGCCGTCGACTGGGAGCTGTACGACGACCGCGGGGAGGCGGAGACGGCCCGCCGGATCGCCGAGGCCGTGGTCGCCGAGGGCCGGCACGCGCTGGTGATCGGCCACTTCAACAGCGCGGGCGCGCGGGCGGCGCTGCCCGTCTACCGGGCGGGCGGACTGCCCGTCCTGCTGCCCCTGGCCACGACGCCGGACCTGCTCACCGACAGCGCGGGCACGGTCCTGCGCTGGTGCCCGGACGACCGCGCCCAGGCGACCTCCCTGCTGGCGGCGGTCCGCTCGGCGGGCCACACCCGGATCGCCGTGACCCACGACGGCACGGCGTACGGGGAGGGCCTGGCGCGACTGGTCCGGGAGGCCTGGCCCGGGGACGCCGGGGCACGGGTGGCGGCTGCCGCCGGTGCGGGCCCGGGCTCTGATGGCGGCCGGGCGCCGGGGCCCACCGCCGGTGCGGGCCCGGGCTCTGATGGCGGCCGGGCGCCGGGGCCCACCGCCGGTGCGGGCCCGGGCTCCGGCCTCGCGGCCGGTGCGGTGGCGCTGCCGAAGGGGCCGGTGGTCTCGGACGGCAGCGGCCCGGCGACGGGCGCCGTGCCGGACGGTGTCGTGACCGGCCTCGTGACCGGCCTCGCGGCGAGCCTCGCGGGGCCGCGGGATGCCCAGGCCGACCCGGCCGGATCGGCGGGTGGTGACAGGGTGCCGGTCGTCTCGTACGGCGGCGGCCGCCCGGACGTCACCGCCGCCTCCAGCGGCGTCGAGGGCCCGGTGCCCGTGCCGGCCGAGTCGGCCCTCGTCGTGCGCGGGGGACCGGTCGGAGCGGTACGGGCGTCGGCGCCAGCGCCGGTGCCGGAGATCGTCGACGGGCCGCAGGACGCAGCCGACCTCACCGACCTCACCGGCCTCAGCGCGCTCGTCGTGTGCGGGACCCATGGTGGGGCCGCGCGGGTCGGGCGGGAGTGGCGGGCGGGCGGGTTCGGTGGGGAGTTGTACTTCACCGACGACTGCGCGGTCGAGGAGTTCTCCGAGCTCCTCGGGGACGCGAGCCGGGCCGCCAAGGTGGCCCGGATGCGCGGCGGGCCGGAGGTCCATGTCACCGCCGCCTTCGCCGCGGCCACCCGCGCCCTCGCCGAGGACCCGGAGCGGACCGGCCGCGCGCTGCTCGCCGCCGTACGCGCCCACGCCGACCGCGGGTTCACCGCGCTCGGGGAGCCCGTCGAGGGAAGCGTCGGCTGGGACATCAGCCCCGTCCCGCCCCCGCCGCGCGCCCCGAGCGGGGGTGGCGGTCACCAGGGCCGGGCCTATGACGTGCTCGTCGTCGGCGCCGGAGTCGTCGGCGCCGCGACCGCCGCCGCACTCGCCCGGCAGGGCGCGCGGGTGGCGCTCGTCGCGCCGATGGACGGGCGCCGGGACCATGCGACCGCCTGGTCCGGGGGGCTCGTACGGGCCTTCGAGGCCGACCCGTACCTGCGCGGGCTCGCCCTGCGCAGCCACCAGCTGGCCTGGGGGCCGGCCGCGCTCGTGCCGGGACCGTACGGCTTCGTGCCGACCGGGTCGCTCGTGCTCTGCGGCGACGCCGACCTGGACCAGGCGGAGAAGGGGGTCGCCGAGCTCAACGGGGCCGGTGTCCCGGCCGAGTTGCTGGCGCCGGGGACGCTCAGGGAACGGTTCCCGGGGCTCGCGGTCGACGGGGTGACCGCGGCCGTGTGGGAACCGGAGGGCGGCTACGCCGATCCGCCGCGCACCGCCCGCGTCTACCGGGACCGCGCCCTCGCCCACGGGGCCGTCCTGCTGCCGGCGCGCGTACGGGAACTGGTCGCGCCGCCCGGGGCCGACCGGGTACGGGTCCTGCTGGAACCCGGCGGGCCCGTCGATGCCCTGGCCGTCGTCCTGGCAGCCGGCAGCGGCACCGGGGCGATCGCCGGGCACCGGCTGAGCGGCTCGGACGCGGGGCGCACCAAGAGCATCCGGTACGGGTTCTTCCACCACCCCGACACGGCCGGACTGCCGACCGTAGTCGACATGGTGACCGGCGTCTGGGGGCGGCCCCAGGTCACCGGGGAGGCGGCCGGCGGGTACATGGCGGGGCGCCCCGTCGACGAGTGGGACGTACCCGCGGGCGGCGAGGACACCCTCACCGACGAGCACGTGGCGTACATCCGCGAAGGGGCGTCCACCCGCTGGCCCTGGCTCGCGGACCCGGCGACCCGCTTCCTGGGCGGCCGCCAGGGCGTCGACCTGTACACCCCGCACTCCCTGCCCCACCTCGGCCGCGAACGCTCCGGCAGCCGCATCGTCCTCGCCACCGGCTGGTCCGGCGCGGGCTTCAAAACGGCCCCGGCGGCAGCCGAACTCGCCGCGGCAGAAGCCCTGGACGCCCTGGCGGGCACCTGAAACCCCACCGTGCGCCTGCCTGGGCTGCCGCCCGGCGACCCCGTGACGCCGGGGCGTCACGGCCACGGTCCGCGTCGGAACCACCGCACCGTGACCACCCCGGCCGTGCCGGGAACCGCGCGGGCCGTCGGCCCGGCGGCCCCGGGACGCTCGGGCGCCACGGCCTCCGGCCATCACCGGCCTCCGGCCACCACCGGCCTCCGGCCACCACCGGCCTCCGGCCACCTCCGGCCACCGGCCTCCGGCCACGTCCGGCCACCGGCCTCCGGCCACCTCCGGCCACCGGCCTCCGGCCTCCGGCCACCTCCGGCCACCGGCCTCCGGCCACCTCCGGCCACCGGCCTCCGGCCTCCGGCCACCACCGGCCTCCGGCCACCACCGGCCTCCGGCCATCACCGGCCACCGGCCTCCGGCCACCACCGGCCTCCGGCCACCACCGGCCTCCGGCCACCACCGGCCTCCGGCCGGCGCCGGCCGACCCGCACCGCCTAGCACCCCTGCCCCCCCGCCCACCCCCTTCCCACCGGAGGTGACACCCATGACGGACCTCATGGCCCGCCCCGCCCCATCCGCGTCAGCGCCTTCCGCGGCCGGCGTCGCCGGTGCCCGACCCCTCGGGGTACGGGCCCTGGTCGTGTTCTATGTCAGCAGTCTCGTCGGGACCGGCATCCTGTTGGTGCCGGGGCTGACCGAGCGGCAGGCCGGGCCGGCTTCGTTGGTCGCCTGGGTCGTGCTCGCGCTCAGTTCGTATCCGTTCGCGCGGTTCTTCGCCGAGATGTCCGCCTGGCGGCCCGACGCCTCCGGTCTCGCCGCCATGGTGAGCGCCGGGTTCGGGCCGCGGCCGGGGCGGGCCGCCTCGTTGCTGCTCGTCGCCACGTACGTGATCGGCAACCCGGTCATGGGCATCGTCTCCGCCCGCTGTCTGCTCGGCCTGCTCGGGCAGCCCGACGGACCCGTGTATCCGGTCGCCATGGGGTTCATGGCCCTGTCCGCCGCGTTCACGCTGATCGGCCTCACCGCCGGGGCCCGCGTGCAGGCCGCGTCGCTGGTCGTGCTGCTGCTCGGGCTCGGCGGGGCCGTGGCGCTCGCCGTGCCGCGGTTCGACACCGGGGAGTACACCCCGTTCCTGACACACGGCTGGGGCGGCGTCGGCATCGCCGTCGTCACCGCGTTCTTCTCCTTCCTCGGCTGGGAGAACGTCTCCACCCTCGCCGAGCAGGTCGACGACCCCGCCCGCAGCTACCGCCGCGCGATCCGCTGGGCCGTGCCCATCGTCGGACTGCTCTACGCGGCGGTGACCGCCGCCTACCTCGCCGTGCCCGGCGACGAACCCGTCGTCATCACCGCCCTGTTGGGCGCCTCCCTCGGCGAGGCCGGCGCCGTCGCCGGTGACCTCCTCGCCCTCGGCCTCGCCGTCGTCGCCACCAACGCCTGGGTCCTCGGCGCCACCCGTGTCGTACGGGCCGCCGCCCGCGACCGCATCCTGCCCCGCGCCCTGGCCGACCGGCCCGTGCCCGCCACCGTCGTCCTGGCCCTGGCCTACACCGGCGTCCTCGGCGCGCTGACCCTCACCGGCACCGGTGAGGAGCTCGTCCTCATCGTCACCAGCAGCGCGTTCCTGCTGCTGTACGTCGCCGCGGCGGGCGCCGCCCTGCGGGCCCGCGGCACCGGGCGGGCCCTGCGCACGACCGCCGTCGTGACGCTGGTGATCGCCGCCGTCTTCCTCTCCTTCGCCGGTACGGGCCTGCTCCTCGCGCTGCTCCTCGCCGCCGGCTGCGCCGCCGCCACCCACCGGCGTACCTCCACCCGCTGACCCGACCCGAAAGGCCCACCGCCATGAACGAGACCACGCCCGTCTACGACGTCGTCGGCGTCGGCTTCGGCCCCGCCAACCTCGCCCTGGCCATCGCCATCGAGGAGTACAACGAGCAGGCCGCGCCGGAGGAGAAGCTCACCGCCGTCTTCCTGGAGAAGCAGCCGTCCTTCGGCTGGCACCGCGGCATGCTGATCCCGGACGCCACCATGCAGGTCTCCTTCCTCAAGGACCTGGCCACGATGCGCAATCCGAGCAGCCGCTTCGGTTTCGTGCCCTACCTCCACGACCGGGGCCGGCTGGTCGACTTCATCAACCACAAGGTGCTGTTCCCGACCCGCGAGGAGTTCCACGACTACCTCGGGTGGGCAGCCGACGGCGTGGACCACATGGTCCGTTACGGCCTGGAGGTCACCGCCATCCGCCCCGCCGCCCAGGCCGGCCCGGTCGTCGAGGTCGACGTCGCCGCGTTCGGCGAGGCCGAGGCGGTCACCTACCGGGCGCGCAACCTGGTCCTGGGAACCGGTCTCGTGCCCCGGCTTCCCGAGGGGGTCGAGTCCTCCGAACGCCTCTGGCACAGCGGCGAGTTCCTGCACCGCCTCGCCGCGCTGCCCACCGAGAGCCCGCGCCGCTTCGTCGTGGCCGGGGCCGGGCAGAGCGCCGCCGAGATCGCCGACCACCTGCACCGTACGTACGAGAACGCCGAGATCGTCGCCGTCCACACGCGGTACGGCTACAGCCCCGCCGACGACAGCCCGTACGCGAACCGCATCTTCGACCCGGAGGCCGTCGACCTCTACCACGCGGCCGAGCCGTCCGTGCGCCGCACGCTCATGGACTACCACCGCAACACCAACTACGGCGTGGTCGACATGGACCTCATCGAGGAGCTCTACCGCCGCTCGTACCAGGAGAAGGTGCGCGGCGAGCAGCGCCTGCGGATCCTCGGCGTCACCCGGCTCACCGAGGTCGAGGAGGGCCCCGACGGCGTGCGCGTCCAGGTGCGCAACCTCGCCACGGGGGAGACGGAGACGATGACCGCGGACGCCGTCGTATACGCCACCGGCTACACCGAGCCCGACCCGGCCCGGCTGCTCGGCGAACTGAACGCGGCCTGCGAGCGCGACGAGGACGGGCGCCTGCGGGTGCGGCGCGACTACCGGGTGCGGACGGGACCGGAGCTGGAGGCCGGCGTCTATCTGATGGGCGGCACCGAGCACAGCCACGGCATCACGGCGAACCTGCTGTCGATGGCCGCCGTACGGGCGGGCGAGATCTGCGACTCGCTCGCCGCGGGCCGGCGTTCCGACAGGCGGGCACCGGTGGCGATGCGCGGCTGAAGCCCGTAGAACCCGGAAGAAGACTCAGCACACGACGAAGAGGACACCATGAGCACCGCCCCCGACGAACTGGCCCCCACCGAGCGGACCCGGCTGCGCCGGATGCGTCACAAGGGCAGCCACCGGCGCGCCGATCTGGAGGCGGTGCTCGCCGCCGGTTTCCTCTGCCACCTCGGCGTCACCGTCGACGGCACGCCGATGGTCGTGCCGACCGCGTACGGCACCGACGGCGACCGGCTGTATCTGCACGGTTCGGTCGCCAGCCGCAGCCTGGTCCAGGCCCCCGACGCCACGGTCTGCGTCACGGTGACGCACGTCGACGGACTGGTCCTCGCCCGCTCCGTCTTCGAGCACGGCGTGAACTACCGCTGCGCGATGATCTACGGCGTCCCGCGCCTGGTCACCGACCCGGAGGAGAAGCTGCGCGGGCTGCGGGCGCTCACCGAGCAGTGTGCGCCGGGCCAGTGGGAGTACGCCCGGCAGCCCAGCCGCAAGGAGCTGGCGGCGACCTCGCTGCTCGCCCTCGACCTCACCGAGGCTTCAGTGAAGACCGCGGGCGGCCCGCCGGACGACGGCGACAGCCCGGACGCGGAACTGGGGCTGTGGGCCGGGGTGCTGCCGGTCGTCACCACCTTCGGCACCCCGCTCGCCGACCCGGTCCTGCCGGCGGGCATCGAACCGCCGGCCCATGTCGCCGACCGCGCGGGGCTCGTCCTCACCGGGGGCGAGACGAACACGACGCCCGCCCCCGTGACGACCTGACGGATTCGAAGTCGAAGCACGGGCCGGTCCGGCGCTCTCCTCGGCGTCCCCGACCGGCCCGTTTCCTTCGCCCTCCATCAGGTGTCCGCGTTTCCCAGAAGTCCGCCTGCAAAACCCTGATTTGGTGCAGTGCCCATTCCCGCTGCCGTCCTGTAACGTCACTCACCCGAAAGGGTGCCCTGATCTCCGTACCGGAATCGACCGTCCGGCGCCGAATGATGCGGGGCGATTAAAGGATTCGAGCGCGTATCGACCCGTTGAGTGAGGATGGGGACAATGGGGGGCTTCGCCGACCCGTGCCGCGGGACGCGACCGGTCACGGACTTCTCGTCGTTGGCGGCGCTGATCGGGCAGGACCAGACCTGTGTCGACGTCTACCGCCTGGTGATCAGCGAGCCGCGCTGGGGGCTCGCGGAGATCGCCGAGGAGCTACGTGTCGAGGAAGCGGCGGTCCGGGAGTGTCTGGACAAGCTGGCGGAGCTCTCGATGCTCTATCCCACCAAGGACGCCACGGATGTCGCGCCCATAAGTCCCGAGGTCGGTCTCGCCGCTCACATTCACCGGCGGGAAACCGAAATCCATTCCCGGCAACTCGAGTTGGCGGCCATGCGGGCGGCCACCGCCGAACTGACCGCGATCTACGCCTCGCAGCACGCCCGGCACCACAACGCCGGTCTCGAGCAGCTCGAAGGCGTCAACGAGGTACGGGCCCGGCTCTCGGAACTCGCCCGGCACGCCGACACCGAGATCCTCGCCTTCATGCCCGGCGGCGCGCAGAGCCCCGAGGCGCTGGAGGCCAGCCGTCCGCTCGACGAGCAGACGCTCTCCGCCGGGGTGAAGCTGCGGACGATCTATCTGGACTCCGTGCGCAACGACCGGGCCACCACCGAGTACGCCCGGTGGCTGGCCGAACTCGGCGGCGAGATACGCACGATGCCCTCGCTGCCGCTGCGCATGCTGATCGCCGACCGGTCCGTGGCGCTGCTGCCGGTGAGCCCCGAGGACACCCGGGCGGGCGCCGTCATCCTGCGCGCGCCCGGTGTGGTGACCGCGCTGCTCGCCCTGTTCGAGATGGTCTGGGAGCGGGCCACCCCGCTGCACGGGCGGCCGAGGCCCGCCGCCGACGCGCCGTCGGAGCAGGAGATCGAGCTGCTCAGGCTGTTGCAGAAGGGGCACACCGACGAGGTGGCGGCCCGCAAGCTCGGTCTGTCGCTGCGGACCACCCGCCGGATGATGTCGGGCATCTCGCACCGGCTCGGCGCGCGCAGCCGCTTCGAGACGGGCGTTCTCGCGGAACGGGCCGGCTGGCTCTGACGGCTCTGCCTTTCCCACGGCTTCGTGTCCGGCGGGCCCTTTGCTGCCATGGCACCAAGCTGCCCGGATCTTCAGGACGTACCGGGGGAATCGGCTGGGATTCTCTCTGCCATGTACGCCATCCATCTCGAGGTCCCGCCCGGCGAATTCGGGGAGGCGCGGATCGATCCCGGTGAGCTGGCCAGAGTGGTCCCCCAGGTCTCCAGCTGTCAGGTGGAGCACGTCTACCGGCCCAGGCTGCCGGAGGAACCGGACCAGCGCTCCGTCGTCTTCGTCTCCGCCGCCTCCGCCCCCGAGGCCGGTACGGGCGTCCTCGCGGCCGTCCGGTTCCTGCTGCGGCCCCCGGCCGGCCGGGTCAGGGTCGAGCTGAGGGTGCCACGGGAGGGCCGGGACGTGGGGCTCTGCCACGGCGTCGTCTCCGTCGTCGACGACCGTCACCGGCCGTGAGCCACGTGGCCACTTGCAGCCACTGCACCTTGGTGCCAGGGGATTCCCTTGAAGGGCCCCTTCGTCGGCTGACACATTCATGAGGGCGACAGGCGGTCGGGAATACCGAGATTGCCGCGAATTCCGAACAACTTCCGCTCCATGACTGGGAAAGGCTCCACGTCTATGAATCCTGGTGCGATTTCCAGCGAATCGCTCGACGATTCGCTCACCCTGCACGAAAACTTCGAGCGGGTCGCGGCGCGATTCCCGGAGTCGGTGGCCGTCACCGACGGCCGGTCGCAGCTGACGTACCGCGAACTCGACGCGCGCGCCGGACGGCTGGCCCGGGCCCTGCGCGCGGCCGGCGCCGGGCGGGACCAGCGGGTCGGACTCTGCGTGGAGCGCGGGACGGATCTCGTCGTCGGTCT harbors:
- a CDS encoding lysine N(6)-hydroxylase/L-ornithine N(5)-oxygenase family protein, with the protein product MNETTPVYDVVGVGFGPANLALAIAIEEYNEQAAPEEKLTAVFLEKQPSFGWHRGMLIPDATMQVSFLKDLATMRNPSSRFGFVPYLHDRGRLVDFINHKVLFPTREEFHDYLGWAADGVDHMVRYGLEVTAIRPAAQAGPVVEVDVAAFGEAEAVTYRARNLVLGTGLVPRLPEGVESSERLWHSGEFLHRLAALPTESPRRFVVAGAGQSAAEIADHLHRTYENAEIVAVHTRYGYSPADDSPYANRIFDPEAVDLYHAAEPSVRRTLMDYHRNTNYGVVDMDLIEELYRRSYQEKVRGEQRLRILGVTRLTEVEEGPDGVRVQVRNLATGETETMTADAVVYATGYTEPDPARLLGELNAACERDEDGRLRVRRDYRVRTGPELEAGVYLMGGTEHSHGITANLLSMAAVRAGEICDSLAAGRRSDRRAPVAMRG
- a CDS encoding pyridoxamine 5'-phosphate oxidase family protein, producing MSTAPDELAPTERTRLRRMRHKGSHRRADLEAVLAAGFLCHLGVTVDGTPMVVPTAYGTDGDRLYLHGSVASRSLVQAPDATVCVTVTHVDGLVLARSVFEHGVNYRCAMIYGVPRLVTDPEEKLRGLRALTEQCAPGQWEYARQPSRKELAATSLLALDLTEASVKTAGGPPDDGDSPDAELGLWAGVLPVVTTFGTPLADPVLPAGIEPPAHVADRAGLVLTGGETNTTPAPVTT
- a CDS encoding helix-turn-helix transcriptional regulator, which translates into the protein MGGFADPCRGTRPVTDFSSLAALIGQDQTCVDVYRLVISEPRWGLAEIAEELRVEEAAVRECLDKLAELSMLYPTKDATDVAPISPEVGLAAHIHRRETEIHSRQLELAAMRAATAELTAIYASQHARHHNAGLEQLEGVNEVRARLSELARHADTEILAFMPGGAQSPEALEASRPLDEQTLSAGVKLRTIYLDSVRNDRATTEYARWLAELGGEIRTMPSLPLRMLIADRSVALLPVSPEDTRAGAVILRAPGVVTALLALFEMVWERATPLHGRPRPAADAPSEQEIELLRLLQKGHTDEVAARKLGLSLRTTRRMMSGISHRLGARSRFETGVLAERAGWL